The Apteryx mantelli isolate bAptMan1 chromosome 27, bAptMan1.hap1, whole genome shotgun sequence genome includes the window AGTGCAGCTGTTCTTTATTAGTTTGGCTGCCCTCCCTCATCCCCCATCCCTCAAAAACCAGAATGGTGTTGGCCACTTGTTGCCAAGTGACATTTTAAGAAACCAGCAATAAGCACTACTGAGGGGGGCAGGGGAAACGTGTATGTTTGCCATTAGCTGCCCTGCTTTCTCTGTGCAGATTTCTGGCTCCTGAGTGCCTGCCTTTCTTGTTGTGCTAGACCTTAGCTGGTACTGCAGTTGATCTGCAGGATGTGGATATCAAGACCTATCAGAACAGGGCAGGCCAAAATCATTCCTTCCTATGCTTCGGAGAGAGGCTGTATGCTGGGGAAATATTAGCTCCAAGGTAAGCGATTGGACCACAGGAAAAAGGCTGGCTTTAAACTCTGTCGTTATACAGCAGAGATAGTTTTTGTATTCCCTACCTTCATTTAAGTGTAGCAACACAGGATTTAGCCAACAGCCCAAACATGGCAAAGGGACTAAATTCAGAATATGTCATTGCTCTTCAGGAATGACAGTAACAAATGCAGACTACAGTATGCATGTCTCTAATTGAATTTCAGACCTGTTCCTCAAACCATTTTACAGATTCCAGTAACCTTCCTCTTAACAGTGTCTAGTTTGTTGTCTGGCAATTTGGCAGAGGCTTGTAGCAAGAAGAGATGACTCTGGCCTGTTCAGTTATTAAAAAACTCCAGGTGTTTACGGGTAGCAGTCATAAGCCTAGAGAACCTTTGGACAGCAAACCAAAGACAGACCTTAAGTGTTTAAGCATAGTGACGATTATAGTAACGGTATGCATTAGCCACATGCACTGCCTCCAGCTGTGTGTGGCATTAGGCAACAAGTAGAACCCCTGCTCCTGTCTGGCTGGTGCAGATGTGCAAAACAGAGGCAAGCAGAAAAATGCGGCAGCACATACTGAAAGAATGTCAACAGACAtataaaaactgaagaaaagtttcctcccccccaccaaaaTGCTTCTCATAAAGCAGCAAATCACATAGCTTGGCAGCACATTCTTGACACAGGCAATAGATCTACATGTCTGCCCCAGGTTCAAAACTATCAAAATAAGGGACAGGCAGGCAGGTGAAAGATACTGGCATTATCCTTGTTCTCTACTGTATCACAGTATTTAACTTCTATTTGTCAGGTGGATTTCAGACTGACATGCTCTGCAGACAGCTGCAACCAGCTGTCACAGTGGTAGTTAAGAGGTAATTTACATAATCTCCTGCAATCTGTGTCATCCCATAGCATACACTTCTCCTTCCCTTAAAATCAGAAGTCAGCAACATCCCTGGGAGGATGCACGGGTTGAACACTAATAGCAGGCAATGGCTAATAAGTTTTACCCAGTGTACTTCACTGACTGGAAGCTCAATAGAGCCAAAATGATTTTGAATGTAAATAATCTAGCAAAGGTAGAAGCCGAATTCCTAAAACTGAAAGAGGAGTGCATGCCTTGGAGCAAAGCTCTGGAAAAGGAAACTAGATGAAATTGCTCACACTGCTGtggacagaaaaataaatgccttaTACTGAGCTGAAACTGTGATGCAACACACTGCATCAGAAGCACACTAACAAAATGAGTCAGTGACATCAGGTCACAGGTGAGAAAGAGCCACACTAGAGGGATAGGAAACGCTCTGCATGCAGAAGTATCTGCATTGAGACTGCTGTACAAACATTTTCTAAAGAAACGGCATTCTTGGTTGATCTGCCAAACCAGTATCTTTACTACATCATCTGTTTTATCTTAAACtgaagcagcaggaagaggacTTCATTTCTCACCTCCCTTGAAAGGAGACAACCAAGTGAAAAGCTCCAGAATATTTGTGCTCTGACTCACAGCACACAGTTACATCGCACACTTGCACAAGCTCTGTAGGGGATGCACAGGAGCCACTTGTCTAGCTATGAGAGTCCATCTCTCACAGCAGGCTGGAGGACAGGATCAGCACCAGCAAGCACTCCAGGGTACTCAAGTGATGTGCAAGGCACAGGCACAAATGGGAACTACTTACAGCAGTGGAGGAGTGCCACCAACCAGCTGAAAACCTCCACCAGCCTCTGTGCCCAGCAACTGCCTAGAACACCTGTCCTCTATATGTACAGAGCAGAATCTGCCTCACTTCCCTTCTGTTATTAAAGCCTTTCCTCTGACAAATGCTGGTTCCATCCGCTGTGACACCCTGAAGCCATACCAAAGCCAAGAGGATGACATTATTTTACGTTGTAATTTAAACTGCATATGAAGTACCATTCCACAAAGACCTGTCAGCTGATGGGGAGCATTAGCAACACCAGCCCTGTACAGCCAGCAGTGCTCAAGGGCTCCCCTGAACGTGGCTCTCTGCAGGTTGAGCAGTGCCCTCAGGCGGTCAGATTCATTCCCCGTGTTTAAGACTTTTGTATCATACTTGTGGTATCAGAGAGATGCTATCAGAAAGCTGCAAAAAAATGCTTACTATGAACCTCACCACACTGTCTCAGTGCTCAAAGACAGGACATTTACAGGACACTTGTTTATAAGATGCCTGTGTGACATCAAAAGGGAATCTGAAACATTGACATTTCCTATAGCAATCTCCACTGTATAGGGAGAGATACTAGAGAAAACTGTAAACAGAGGTGCAGTAAATGTTTCTCTCATTTCCCGACTGCATGACCCACTTTCCTTGGCAATAGGTTAAAAAATTATATGACATCTGGAAACAATGACTTAAAAGAAATGCTGTACCGCCCCCCTGAGGAAGGTGAAAACCTTATGGTCATCTCTTTACACAAGGATGTTTGATAAATTGTTAATTACTTTGACAGGGGTAGGGAACCTAACTTCTGTTCAAACAGTTTATGTCCTTCCATCTTTATATGAAAAAACTGATCTTTAAGTTCATCTAGGATTGCCATCGAAACATCATACTACAGCTCCAAAGGCTGCATAGTAACAAAACTTCCCTTAACAATGCTATAAAGTACACTCTCACACTTGAAAACTGCACTTGCACATAGCTTTCCTCTTCACTGCACAGATGAGTGAGGGAAGTTATGGGGCTGTATGGAAGACGGGATGAAAGAAAACACATTGCTCAGAGGCACAAGGCACAAAAAGTTTCTAAGCCCTGATTTGGCATCTCTTATTTATTTGTAAGGACAGTACTTAAAAATCTCTTTTACATAATGTCAAAGCGCAGGACACCatgttacatttatttatttatttgcaggaCCCTTCTAAACACAACTAGTACCATTTGTTTTCAACTTAATGAATCTCAACATTTCTTTCAGTATACAAAATATCCAGGGTACACAAGACAAAGGCCAGCTTCTGTAGCTGAAGATGATGACTCATTTCCTGCTGTCTTCTTTGGACACTAAGTTAAGtccatttccatttgaaaatggaACAGCCCAAGCATTTCCTAGGCCAAGTATCCAGTCTGCTCAGCTTCCAAAAGGCACAAGGAAGGCTTACTCAGTTCATCCTCCTCTTCATAGGTATGTCAGAAAAGTCACGTATCAGACACTAATAGGAGCTGATCAACATCAGCGTATCCTGTTCTCCCTCAGGAGCCTGGTTAGCAACACAGCGCTCGCTGATTGTCAAGAAAAAGAGAGATCTTAAGAAGCgtatctgaaaaaaacagaattagttTAGTGCATTTTATTTACACTCCATATCCACAAAAATTTAACTTATTTCTAAAAGCCATAAAAAAAGTCCTAGGTGACGTTATCTTGGCAGACCAAGTAAAAGGGAGCACCAAGCTCCCTGCTTTAGTACAAGTAATGATGCCACTTCGTGCATCGCATAAATCACACGCAAAACCTCAGGGCACGTCGCAAAGAGGAAGCGCATGCGCAGCGAGCTCGCCTGCTGCAGCGGGAGGTGCAGCGAGGGGCTCGTGGGGCTGCACAACTGGCACGCAGCTGGGCAGGGACGCGGGCGGGCAGCTACCTTGAACGACGTCCGGCTTGTGGCGCTCCAGGATCCTCTCCCAGCACTGCGGCAGGGCCTCCATGTCCGCCAGGCTGTCGCAGCtgacccgcagcagcagcagcttgctctccAGGTACCTTCGGGCCCGGTAAGGACCGACACCGAGGGGGGGGGGACCGATACCGGGGGGGACCCGCCCGGGgacccgcccgccccggccccgccgcggaaGGATACAGGTGCCGGTAGTACCGCTCCACGTCCTGGAGCCCCTCCAGCGCCTCGGCCAGcgaggggcagcgcggcccgcgccgcagcgccgccgccaggcCCAGCTCCGCCGCCCGCTCCTCGTAGAGCCGCAGCACGGCGGCCACGGCGGCCGCCACGGCGTCGCGCACGGCGCGCAGCTCCGCCCTGCGCGGAACGGGGCGGCTCAGcgcggcccgggccccgccgcccgccccccccgccgccgccgccgcctcaccgccGCCTCACCGCCGCCCGCCGAGCTGCTCCAGCGCCGCctcggccgcgccgcgctgcttCCGCCACAGCCGCGCCCGCAGCCCGCCGAAGGCGCCCAGCGGCGAGGCGCCCCAGGCCAGCCGGCGCGCCGCGCGCATCTGCGCCGCCAGCCCGCCCAGCGCGCCCAGCAGCAGCGCCCAGGCGGCCAGCGCCGCCCGCCAGGCCGCGTCCTGCCGCGCTACGGCCGCCGCGCACTCCCGCAGCGCCGCcgacaccgccgccgccgccatgccgcCCCGCGTCAGCGTGCGTCGGTGCgtcagcgcgccgccgccgccgtgctgcgtcagcgcgccgcccgcgccgcgctcggATTGGCCGCGCCCGGAGCGGCGGTTGGGTTTAAACGCGCCttgggcgggcggcggcggcgctagGACGGGCTCGCGCTAGGCCGCACCGGCACCGCTACCGGCCCCGGGCAGGCCCGGTCCGGCCACCATGGCGCCCTCACGGAGgagggcgggcgcgggcgcgcgcGGCAGGAAGCTCGCGGCCTTCCTGAAGGACTTCGACCGCGAGGGTAGGCCCGGGAGCGGGCCGGCACCAGGGCGGCGGGTGGTGGTCGGGGGAGGGCGGAAGggcccccgggcgggggggggttgGTGGTGGGGCCGGGGAAGGGCCCCCGGGGGAGGCCGGGAGGGCCCCGGGGaggccggggagggcggcgggccccgggagcggcggcgtGAGGCCGTGTGCGTCCCCGCAGTGAGGAGCCGGATCGAGCAGCTGCGCACGAACGGGGAGCGCCTCGTCAAGGAGGCGGAGGACCTGTACAACATCGAGATTCTCCGGCTGCCGCTGGCGCTCCGCGAGATGAACTGGCTCGACTACCTCGGTACGGGGCGGGGGGCGCTGGGGCGGCGGGTGCTGGGTCCTCCTTaaacgggagggagggagggagggaagaacacactgcaAAGGAAAGCTGAATCCTACGTGTCTTGAGTCTCACGAGCGAAAAGCCCGTGGGTACTCCTAGAAGCGCTTCTTTTTGTCACAGACTGCTCATTTGCTTCTAAGGAAACTTGTTTGTGCTGTTTTTTGCACCGTTCTGGTGAAGTATCAAAGTGCTGCATAAGCTGCCCTGgatatatattaatttttaaaatactttctttatagctaaaggaggaagcaaaaaggtCTTAGAAGAGGCAGCAACGGTAGGTGTCTAGCATAATTACTAAACTTTCCTGAGGGTATTTTATGTCCCTGTAGGAGAGGAAGGGTTTCTTGAGTCCATAGGAAAGCTGCAATAACACCGATTACATAAACACTTTCACAATTACTGTGTTAAGACCTAAAGGTAATAAATGCCTATTATATTTATTATAGGCTTTGCCTAATCATGCTACTCTTTGCCGAGGGTGGACAGCTAGCATTCCTGACCTGCTTAACTTCACTCTTAGATCCCTGGGAGAATGTGCACTTTTCTGTGAATTAAAGCATCTCTAAACTGAGCAGCAGGGAAGCAACAAAAGCATACTTGTAGTTGCCAAATAAGGCTTGTTAGTACTGAATGGTGTACAGGTCTGTTAAGCTGCTGTCACTTCCAGAATAACATGAAAGCTCCCAGTTTGAGTGCGACAGATGAATATGGATGTATTTCTGTAGTAAAATAATTAGGGATTTACTCTACAACTTTGGTTCATCACAGCTATGCTCGACTGATGATCCTAATTGTATCATGACTGTTTTGAATTGTAGGCAGACTtggaaataacagaaataaacaaGTTAACAGCAGAAGTTATCCAGACTCCTTTAAAAATCATCAAGAAAGGTCAGTTTGCTTTTAAGCATTGTGATGAATTCAGTAAGATGAAAACTTGCAATGGTTTACTACTGTGAATGATAATTCAACTCTTATTTGAAGCCTTCAATatgtttaaatataagaaaatgaTTCTTCCTTTATTCCTGTTACCAGaagtaattttactttttttttttttttttaaacttagtgtTCTATCAAACACTCCTATTGGAGTTTGGATTTCAGGAGCAAATTGTTGCCAAAAATACTTGCAGTTATTTACTTTTTTACACCAACTGCTAGCTAACAATTTATTGTTTTCATCTTGAATAACATTTTCTCCTTTTAGCTGAAAAATCTAAACAGGATATTGAAGCTATCGAAGAAGAAGCAGAATCTCCTTTACTTCctcaagcaaagaaaacaaaacatgatAACCAATCTCTTGCAGAACTAGAAGCTGAAAATATTAATCCAAGAACTGGAAAGGTAAATCTCTACTCCTTGTGATGACTCTATTCTCAAGATGTAAACTACTTCACTGAGATGATGGCTGTGATAATACAGCTGTCCAAGGCACTTTGAAGGGGACTTAAAAAATAGCTAGTATCTCCTGCAATGCCTAGTGATAGgttatcttgttttttttgtttgctcttagGGAGTGCAGTCGCTTTGCTTGGTACAAATGCTTTATCCCTGCCTTGTTTGATCCCTGCTTCTATTGCTTTTGTACATCTGTAGGGTCTTGCTTCCCATCCTTTTCCTCTGAGCTAATGCATTCATTGTTGTATAGAGTGATATTCCCTATAGTAGAGACATTTTAAACTGTGTTGAAAATTCTTTATTAATGCTAatttctgcttcttttgctcTGGGCAATAATGAATATATGAACAGTACTGGTTCAGGTTAAAAGTTCATGTAGTCTAGTGTCCTAATATTCTACAGCAGAGCTGAGAGGGGGAAAATATAAGAATGATATTAAAATGGGAAAGTTTACGGAAGTCTGTATGTCATTTGGTTCAGGCTTTTTGTGCATTAAAAAGGAAGCTGTTGAGTCAAATGTTTTGCATGGAAGCATTTGTTCATTCTGGGCTCAGCTGTCATATGATAATAAAATAACTGATTTGTTGAGTCATGTATTTCAGGTGAAGGCATCCACTAAAAAAGTGCCAGTGTCCAAGAACAGAAGAGCTCCTTCAGCAAGAGTGAAACGCATGAGTAAAAGGTATTAGAAAATATCTCTTTTCATTGGCCTTCAGAAAAGGAGAGCAAGTGTATTGCTAATAAAACTCAAGTGGAACAGAGTAAGTTTTAGTAGGCTGGTTGATACACAGGCATGCCATGTTGTAGAAACATTCAGTGATTTGACAGTGAATGAAAGATGGGCACCTTCCTCTCCTCTGAGAACCAGCTATCCCTAGCTTTGGAGTTTACCCTTAAACAGTAAGAACCTCTTATTTTCTGTAGTGGTCCCCTCATTCAAGTCTCTGATAAGACAGAGCTTGTACATCTGTTAACATGATTCttcaaagcaggattttttttttagcagatcgAGCAGAAACAACTTTATCACTCCCGCTACTGGCAGAATTGTTGATGTCTGTGCTCGGGGAGGTACTTCCATTGTCACACCCAAGTTTGATTCCAGGTTTGTGTTCTATTTCTCTGTTAATTTCTAATACAGAGGAGGGTCTTACTGTTTGCTTTATGTATCTGTCATCTATTTGCAAAATAGTCCTTGGTGACTCTGAATCTGTGAAATGAAAGACTTCCAATCTAAGTGCTTTATCAGTGTTGCCTGACTAGAggtttttttgaaacttttttttatagaGTGTGCATAGTATTATCTGAAATTCCCATGTTAGGATCATGGAAGCAGAGATAAGATTTTTGACTGGCACCCATAAGGAGTCTTTTGTGGAGTTAGGATTA containing:
- the AIRIM gene encoding AFG2-interacting ribosome maturation factor; translated protein: MAAAAVSAALRECAAAVARQDAAWRAALAAWALLLGALGGLAAQMRAARRLAWGASPLGAFGGLRARLWRKQRGAAEAALEQLGGRRAELRAVRDAVAAAVAAVLRLYEERAAELGLAAALRRGPRCPSLAEALEGLQDVERYYRHLYLESKLLLLRVSCDSLADMEALPQCWERILERHKPDVVQDTLLKISLFLDNQRALCC
- the CDCA8 gene encoding borealin isoform X1 — translated: MAPSRRRAGAGARGRKLAAFLKDFDREVRSRIEQLRTNGERLVKEAEDLYNIEILRLPLALREMNWLDYLAKGGSKKVLEEAATADLEITEINKLTAEVIQTPLKIIKKAEKSKQDIEAIEEEAESPLLPQAKKTKHDNQSLAELEAENINPRTGKVKASTKKVPVSKNRRAPSARVKRMSKSRSSRNNFITPATGRIVDVCARGGTSIVTPKFDSRIFKTPGLRTPALNERVYTISANGSPLADSNDIFITVPVGGGESIRLTASDLTKKNLLHLNPEAQGIMKKLSVRLAQACSAAKTHR
- the CDCA8 gene encoding borealin isoform X3, translating into MAPSRRRAGAGARGRKLAAFLKDFDREVRSRIEQLRTNGERLVKEAEDLYNIEILRLPLALREMNWLDYLAKGGSKKVLEEAATADLEITEINKLTAEVIQTPLKIIKKAEKSKQDIEAIEEEAESPLLPQAKKTKHDNQSLAELEAENINPRTGKVKASTKKVPVSKNRRAPSARVKRMSKSRSSRNNFITPATGRIVDVCARGGTSIVTPKFDSRIFKTPVPVGGGESIRLTASDLTKKNLLHLNPEAQGIMKKLSVRLAQACSAAKTHR
- the CDCA8 gene encoding borealin isoform X2, with product MAPSRRRAGAGARGRKLAAFLKDFDREVRSRIEQLRTNGERLVKEAEDLYNIEILRLPLALREMNWLDYLAKGGSKKVLEEAATADLEITEINKLTAEVIQTPLKIIKKAEKSKQDIEAIEEEAESPLLPQAKKTKHDNQSLAELEAENINPRTGKVKASTKKVPVSKNRRAPSARVKRMSKRSSRNNFITPATGRIVDVCARGGTSIVTPKFDSRIFKTPGLRTPALNERVYTISANGSPLADSNDIFITVPVGGGESIRLTASDLTKKNLLHLNPEAQGIMKKLSVRLAQACSAAKTHR